AGCGCGCGCAGCTCGGCGCGCAGTTCCCGGAAGTTGTAGATGCAGCCGTTGAACACGAGCCCGAGGCCGAGCTCGTTGTCCACCATCGGCTGCTGCGCATGCTCGGATAGGTCGATGATCTTAAGGCGGCGGTGTCCGGCCGCGATGTGATTCATCTGGAAGAGTCCGCCGGCGTCCGGCCCGCGCGGTACGAGCACCGAGTTCATCGCCCGCAGAATTTCTACCGGCGGATGCGATCCATCGAAGCGGATCTCTCCGCAGATTCCACACATGGGATACTCCTGGCGATCCGGAAAAGGGGAGGTTAGTGATCGCGGGGTTCCCGCGCAGTGTAAGGAATCTGATCGAGAATGTCAGGGAAGCGTGGATTTCTTCGCGGCGGGATCGTTATGGTAGCAACTCCAGACCTCCGGAAACGAGCGTCGTTCAGCGATGAATACAGCAAAAATCCATTCTTTTTGCATATGTTCTAATTCCCAAACCTTACTTCAACCTTACTTCGGGCTGAATGGGGTTTCCGTCGAACCACCCCCTCGAGCAGGGATCGGTATTTCAGCCTGGATTCAGCTTGTTCGGATCTAATGCGCCCCCATGAGAGATCAACCTGAACCGAAAAACAGGACACCGCGAGTACACGGGCCTCGCGTCCCGTGGCGCGAGGCCGTACGTGACGCGCTACCCGGGCTGCTGATGCTGGCGCTTAGCACCGTGGCGACCGTCACGTCGGCTGGCAGCGCCCCTCCGCCGACATTGCGTGAGGCGGTCGAATCCGCCGCCGCCCGAGATCCTCGACAACTAGCGCTCGACGCGTCTGCACAGG
This sequence is a window from Gammaproteobacteria bacterium. Protein-coding genes within it:
- a CDS encoding N-acetylglutaminylglutamine amidotransferase — its product is MCGICGEIRFDGSHPPVEILRAMNSVLVPRGPDAGGLFQMNHIAAGHRRLKIIDLSEHAQQPMVDNELGLGLVFNGCIYNFRELRAELRAL